In Rhodothermus profundi, the following are encoded in one genomic region:
- a CDS encoding endonuclease MutS2, giving the protein MMADGAALRCYPDTLETRLGFDVVREALRAHARSALGAEAVAQLRPLRDLAAVRAELARVEELQQALRFDDPVPLEHLIDLRPWLAQAAPEGARLEGEALEAVRRVLVTIRLLARYFQERRQKYPALAALAERLTPLPELERQLAAVVDEEGQVRDDASPELRRLRRRLAQQRQRLRETLLEALQEAIRQGYATEAQPTLRNGRMVIPVRAEARRKVPGFVHDTSASGQTVYIEPASCLELNNAVRELELAEQREIDRILREATGWLRPHLSALEASLDVLGHFDLLQAKVHLAELLEAHVPEVANDGIIDLKGARNPVLVLHFRRLRETTGQVREVVPLDLSLGRTYRTLIITGPNAGGKTVAMKTVGLLVLMLACGLPIPADPASHVSLFDQLLIDIGDEQSVEADLSTFSAHMTHMAYMLAHADERTLVLIDEAGTGTDPDEGAALAQAILETLTRRGARTIATTHHGALKVFAYETEGVENGSMQFDQTTLRPTYRFQPGVPGSSYAFEIARRMGIPEPVLVRAQTLVGRQQVALEALVRTLEQRTQELETRLAVLAEEQARLERLQREYREQRERLETETEAIRQRALEEAEQLLQEANARIERTIREIKEAQAEREATRAAREALERFRRRVREQRRKARPQPSGSEEPRPTLAVGDQVVLDEGGTPAEVLALKDDEALIAVGSLKMRVPVSRLRRLNRTARRAHQRAAASTSLPALQARTRIDVRGYRVDEALQAVERLIDEAVAGGLREVEVLHGKGTGALRQAIRTYLQGRSDVARFEDAPWEQGGPGVTRIWLK; this is encoded by the coding sequence ATGATGGCGGACGGCGCAGCGCTGCGCTGCTATCCGGACACGCTGGAGACGCGGCTGGGCTTTGACGTCGTGCGCGAGGCGCTCAGGGCGCATGCGCGCAGCGCATTGGGCGCCGAGGCGGTCGCGCAGCTCCGGCCGTTGCGGGATCTGGCAGCGGTCAGGGCCGAGCTGGCCCGGGTTGAAGAGCTGCAACAGGCGTTGCGTTTTGATGATCCTGTTCCGCTGGAGCACCTGATCGACCTGCGCCCCTGGCTCGCGCAAGCTGCACCCGAAGGCGCCCGGCTTGAGGGCGAGGCGCTGGAGGCAGTGCGGCGCGTGCTGGTAACGATCCGGCTGCTGGCTCGCTATTTTCAAGAGCGGCGACAGAAGTACCCGGCGTTGGCTGCCCTGGCCGAACGCCTGACACCCCTTCCGGAGCTGGAGCGGCAACTGGCGGCTGTTGTGGATGAAGAGGGGCAGGTGCGAGACGACGCCTCCCCCGAACTCCGCCGCCTGCGCCGCCGGCTCGCTCAGCAACGCCAGCGGCTCCGGGAAACCCTGCTCGAAGCACTCCAGGAGGCCATCCGGCAGGGCTATGCAACCGAAGCGCAACCTACCCTTCGTAACGGACGCATGGTCATTCCGGTGCGCGCCGAAGCCCGCCGCAAGGTGCCCGGCTTTGTGCACGACACCTCGGCCTCAGGGCAGACGGTCTATATCGAACCGGCGTCCTGTCTGGAATTAAACAACGCCGTGCGCGAGCTGGAGCTGGCCGAGCAACGCGAGATCGATCGCATTCTGCGAGAAGCTACGGGGTGGCTCCGTCCTCATCTTTCCGCGCTGGAGGCTTCGCTCGACGTGCTGGGGCATTTTGACTTGCTTCAGGCCAAGGTGCACCTGGCTGAGCTGCTCGAAGCGCATGTGCCTGAAGTCGCAAATGATGGCATCATTGATCTGAAAGGTGCACGCAATCCCGTACTGGTATTGCACTTTCGGCGGCTCCGAGAGACAACCGGCCAGGTGCGTGAGGTAGTGCCGCTGGATTTGAGCCTGGGGCGCACGTACCGTACGCTTATCATTACCGGTCCCAACGCAGGGGGCAAGACGGTTGCCATGAAAACGGTAGGGCTACTGGTGCTCATGTTGGCCTGCGGGCTCCCTATCCCTGCGGATCCCGCCTCGCATGTGTCCCTCTTCGATCAATTGCTGATTGATATTGGCGATGAGCAATCGGTCGAAGCCGACCTGTCCACCTTTAGCGCCCACATGACCCATATGGCGTACATGCTGGCGCACGCGGATGAGCGCACACTGGTGCTGATTGATGAAGCCGGAACGGGAACGGATCCAGACGAGGGGGCGGCGCTGGCGCAGGCCATCCTTGAGACGCTGACGCGGCGAGGTGCTCGCACGATTGCGACCACTCACCACGGGGCGCTCAAGGTGTTTGCCTATGAAACCGAGGGTGTCGAAAATGGCTCCATGCAATTCGATCAGACGACGCTTCGGCCCACCTACCGTTTTCAGCCTGGGGTACCTGGTTCATCGTACGCTTTTGAAATTGCCCGGCGCATGGGCATTCCCGAACCGGTGTTGGTCCGAGCGCAGACGCTTGTAGGACGGCAGCAGGTAGCGCTGGAGGCACTGGTTCGGACGCTCGAGCAACGTACGCAGGAGCTGGAAACCCGCCTGGCTGTCCTGGCGGAAGAGCAGGCGCGTCTCGAACGGCTTCAGCGCGAGTACAGGGAGCAGCGCGAAAGGCTTGAAACTGAAACCGAGGCGATTCGGCAGCGGGCGCTTGAAGAAGCGGAACAATTGCTGCAAGAGGCCAACGCGCGCATTGAACGCACCATTCGAGAGATCAAAGAGGCACAGGCCGAACGGGAAGCGACGCGAGCAGCGCGAGAAGCGCTGGAGCGTTTCCGGCGACGCGTGCGCGAGCAGCGGCGTAAGGCGCGCCCTCAGCCGTCGGGTTCCGAGGAACCGCGGCCAACACTGGCTGTGGGAGACCAGGTGGTGCTTGACGAGGGCGGTACCCCGGCGGAGGTGCTGGCGCTGAAGGATGATGAAGCGTTAATTGCCGTAGGGTCTTTGAAGATGCGCGTGCCGGTAAGTCGACTGCGCCGGCTAAACCGGACCGCTCGACGCGCGCACCAGCGAGCGGCTGCCTCAACGTCGCTTCCGGCCCTGCAGGCGCGCACGCGCATTGACGTGCGCGGCTATCGGGTAGACGAGGCGTTGCAGGCCGTTGAACGCCTCATTGATGAAGCGGTGGCTGGCGGCTTACGCGAAGTAGAGGTGCTGCATGGTAAGGGCACCGGTGCCCTGCGACAGGCTATCCGCACCTACCTGCAGGGACGCTCTGACGTAGCGCGCTTCGAAGATGCTCCGTGGGAGCAGGGGGGGCCGGGCGTTACTCGCATCTGGTTGAAGTAA
- a CDS encoding 2-hydroxyacid dehydrogenase, translating to MARIVVTRPVMEEGLRPLLDQGYQVEVLEPDPAQPLDEEALIAAAREAEALITMPSDPITARVLASCPRLRIVAQHAVGYENIDLEAARQRGIVVTHTPGVLTEATADFTFALLLALVRRVREADRYVRAGHFKRWETKLLLGYDLHDKVLGIVGLGRIGSAVARRALGFGMRVVYYNRRPANPTVERQSCARYVSFDELLRISDVISIHCPLNKESYHLFDQAAFAKMKPTAVLVNTARGAIVDEAALVEALRHGQIAGAALDVFEHEPQVHPGLLESDRVVLAPHLGSATVEARTAMARACAEAVLAVLNGAEKIPYRLV from the coding sequence ATGGCACGCATCGTAGTTACGCGACCCGTCATGGAAGAAGGTCTCCGACCGCTGTTGGACCAGGGCTACCAGGTGGAGGTGCTTGAACCGGATCCTGCACAGCCGCTCGACGAAGAGGCGCTTATTGCAGCCGCCCGGGAAGCAGAGGCACTGATCACCATGCCCTCGGATCCGATAACGGCCCGGGTGCTGGCATCTTGCCCCCGATTGCGCATTGTGGCGCAACATGCCGTGGGCTATGAAAACATTGACCTGGAAGCTGCACGCCAGCGCGGAATCGTGGTAACCCACACGCCCGGTGTGCTAACCGAGGCTACTGCCGATTTTACATTTGCCTTGTTGCTGGCCCTGGTGCGTCGGGTGCGGGAGGCGGATCGCTACGTGCGCGCCGGACATTTTAAGCGCTGGGAGACCAAGCTGTTGCTGGGATATGATCTGCACGATAAGGTGCTGGGCATCGTAGGTTTAGGGCGCATCGGAAGTGCAGTGGCAAGACGGGCGCTGGGGTTTGGCATGCGCGTTGTCTATTATAACCGGCGACCGGCCAACCCGACCGTCGAGCGGCAGAGTTGCGCGCGCTACGTGTCGTTTGATGAGCTGCTGCGCATCAGTGATGTGATTTCCATACACTGTCCGCTTAATAAAGAGAGCTATCACCTGTTCGATCAGGCCGCCTTTGCGAAGATGAAGCCAACCGCTGTACTGGTCAACACGGCACGGGGAGCTATAGTGGACGAGGCGGCCCTGGTCGAAGCACTGAGGCATGGGCAAATTGCCGGAGCGGCGCTAGATGTATTTGAGCACGAACCTCAGGTGCATCCCGGATTGCTTGAAAGTGATCGGGTGGTGCTGGCGCCCCACCTGGGCAGTGCAACCGTCGAGGCGCGGACAGCTATGGCCCGAGCCTGCGCCGAAGCCGTTCTGGCCGTGCTGAACGGGGCCGAGAAAATTCCATACCGATTGGTGTAG
- a CDS encoding DUF4783 domain-containing protein: protein MRVKLGVTNSSQPVRWGWIRVGVLALWLLGGTWGQAQPADSLRQVLVEALAQGDAARLLEQAPTQVELALLGRGQLYSRMQARYVLMDFFQAYPPLRVELEEDRLLEPHRFLVGRYWYAQAAAPFRVYMRLHRESGSWKLQELRVTAGRPRW from the coding sequence ATGCGGGTAAAGCTTGGGGTGACCAATAGCAGCCAGCCAGTGCGGTGGGGTTGGATACGGGTAGGCGTATTAGCGCTGTGGCTGCTTGGAGGGACCTGGGGGCAGGCGCAGCCAGCAGATTCGTTGCGTCAGGTACTGGTTGAAGCCCTGGCGCAGGGCGATGCCGCGCGACTGCTGGAGCAAGCGCCCACGCAGGTAGAGTTAGCTTTGCTGGGGCGCGGGCAGCTCTATAGCCGCATGCAGGCCCGTTACGTATTAATGGACTTTTTCCAGGCATACCCCCCCCTGCGCGTTGAACTGGAAGAGGATCGGTTGCTGGAACCGCATCGATTTCTGGTCGGACGGTACTGGTATGCGCAGGCGGCTGCCCCTTTCCGGGTATACATGCGGTTGCACCGTGAGTCGGGCTCATGGAAACTACAGGAGTTGCGGGTAACGGCCGGCCGTCCGCGATGGTAG
- a CDS encoding HAMP domain-containing sensor histidine kinase, giving the protein MNTRHVHSASRRYLQVTLLLIGLLLGTGAFRVIRLAWLERHVERARQAQLDRVAARIEAELLARQQRLLAQARRLAQHPTVQAALERLRQEDGRSCPEALVALLARQKLPERAGIEVYDVVPQRVAWAGLSMPVGTIPNTEAFLQQVQVELVEDPPWRLALSLWHPVVDARGHPIGAVRVLDVLRWQMPVENIYLDTYNRLRLWERELGVSVEILLPGQVAPPEGKAAYTLSALNGTLGILRLGIPSASRVLRDAARRIDHLLALWATALLVWGMIGLVRWMQAARANPRRLLGRAIIVGLAWWGARYLLLALDVPNRWQRGRTPLAPLFDPAHLASAFGGGLMRSIGDLLLTALFALGFVLGVRWVLNECVRRAPTPTSKPALLAIGVRLAMGGLMLALVLLWGLLVRHSVLDSTLDYLARTGLFPSRLVLLVWSALLILLLALLILLETLGRGIKQWGGSRPQTWHGRLGVIGGITLVVVGGTYALWPPVRLVPFPVALVLVGGGLAASYRTVRWPQAGRWLTLRALLPVPFVFSLLLYPVLFTALDAQRRMQMERALEQFGQGQDPRLVFAMEQALQELAADSLLAAWLTTRPDAARFDSLVEARLRGSLLFSLRGTYEVHLTFFDAQQRPLGRYESGQTRSAAELLAQDAAALAVLWEAFRQSENALPFITQLHGRRESARLQYAGFTLVPDAAGQAAGWIMVRAASISPLYGVETPFPRVLVPAGFAGMLQEGLSLAEFRNGVLVRSQGRAFARYQLDPEVTRKLQHQPALWRYETENALAYLTYYRRIDKDASTVHAARLPALTRFDHLYYLLRLTLTGLLLMLGVYAGGLVYRWRRGWLFLPEARFQDRVLNALVGVGFIAVVVVGLVGVRVLEGESQRAVQAWLRQYLDRVEHALTRIARPGEWPYQVLDRIPLDSIARRVGLDLQLYRNGQLIATTRPRLVRERLIEPLMPIAAYEALYCRAQRSAFVPERLGTFAYWTGFRALLDEAGRLRYVVAVPALPEQERLEEERARTVAYLFGALLLLMFLVLLTAWLVARALGRPLARLREGLQAVARGELDRPLPVESRDELGTLARTFNWMLRQLAESREQLARQERELAWREMARQVAHEIKNPLTPMKLAVQHLRRAFAQSDDPGKFAALFERVTTTLIEQIDTLARIAADFSTLARMPTRRLEPVDLNEVIREAARLMEAEAGQSIELALYPEPLIVQADREELRRVYINLIKNALQALVPERPGRVRVTTRLEMDEPNAGRRWAYSTVEDNGRGIPEALRPKIFEPNFSTKTGGSGLGLAIVRQCVMDLQGTIGFESEEGVGTTFWLRLPLASDVQSTKASRG; this is encoded by the coding sequence ATGAACACCCGACACGTTCATTCAGCATCTCGCCGCTACCTGCAGGTTACCCTGCTGCTTATCGGCTTGTTGCTTGGCACCGGTGCATTTCGGGTAATTCGGCTGGCCTGGCTGGAGCGTCATGTAGAGCGCGCGCGGCAGGCGCAATTGGATCGCGTGGCCGCCCGTATTGAAGCCGAACTGCTGGCCCGGCAACAGCGACTGCTGGCGCAGGCCCGTCGCTTAGCGCAGCACCCGACTGTTCAAGCTGCTCTGGAAAGGCTTCGCCAGGAAGATGGGCGCAGTTGCCCTGAAGCACTCGTTGCCCTGCTGGCACGCCAGAAGTTACCTGAGCGCGCAGGTATTGAGGTCTACGACGTTGTCCCTCAGCGGGTAGCCTGGGCCGGGCTCAGCATGCCCGTAGGGACCATTCCAAACACCGAAGCCTTTCTGCAGCAGGTCCAGGTAGAACTGGTGGAGGATCCTCCCTGGCGGCTGGCGCTCAGTCTCTGGCATCCGGTGGTCGATGCGCGGGGGCACCCCATTGGAGCTGTGCGCGTGCTGGACGTGTTGCGCTGGCAGATGCCTGTCGAGAATATCTACCTCGACACCTATAACCGGTTGCGGTTATGGGAGCGCGAGCTCGGAGTGAGCGTGGAGATCCTGCTTCCCGGGCAGGTTGCACCTCCTGAGGGGAAGGCGGCCTACACCCTGTCGGCTCTCAACGGCACTCTGGGCATTTTGCGTTTAGGTATTCCTTCGGCCTCTCGGGTACTACGGGATGCAGCGCGGCGCATAGATCACCTCCTGGCGCTGTGGGCCACGGCCCTGCTTGTCTGGGGCATGATCGGACTGGTACGCTGGATGCAGGCCGCGCGTGCGAATCCGCGCCGTCTGCTAGGCCGCGCCATAATTGTCGGACTGGCATGGTGGGGGGCACGGTACCTGTTGCTTGCGCTGGACGTGCCCAATCGCTGGCAGCGCGGACGCACTCCACTGGCCCCTCTGTTCGATCCAGCTCATCTGGCCTCGGCCTTTGGAGGAGGGTTGATGCGGTCGATTGGCGACTTGCTGTTGACTGCCCTGTTTGCCCTGGGATTTGTTCTGGGAGTACGCTGGGTCCTGAACGAGTGCGTTCGACGTGCGCCTACCCCCACTTCGAAGCCTGCCCTGCTTGCTATCGGTGTCCGGCTGGCAATGGGTGGTCTGATGCTGGCCCTGGTGCTGCTATGGGGACTGCTGGTGCGGCATAGTGTTCTGGACAGTACCCTTGACTATCTGGCGCGGACTGGGCTGTTTCCGTCGCGGCTTGTGCTGCTGGTCTGGTCGGCCCTGCTGATTCTGTTGCTGGCCCTGCTGATTCTGCTGGAGACGTTGGGGCGCGGAATCAAACAATGGGGCGGAAGCAGACCGCAAACATGGCATGGCAGGCTAGGAGTGATTGGCGGTATCACGCTGGTTGTTGTAGGCGGTACCTATGCGCTCTGGCCGCCTGTTCGGCTGGTCCCCTTTCCGGTTGCTCTGGTACTGGTAGGGGGTGGGCTGGCTGCCTCGTACAGGACTGTGCGGTGGCCTCAGGCAGGGCGCTGGCTGACGCTGCGCGCGCTCTTGCCGGTACCGTTTGTGTTCAGTTTGCTGCTTTATCCGGTGCTGTTTACCGCCCTGGATGCGCAGCGCCGCATGCAGATGGAACGTGCGCTGGAGCAGTTTGGACAGGGGCAGGATCCCCGGCTCGTTTTTGCAATGGAGCAAGCGCTGCAGGAACTGGCCGCCGATAGTCTGCTGGCTGCATGGTTAACGACGCGTCCTGATGCTGCCCGTTTCGACTCCCTGGTGGAGGCCCGGCTGCGCGGCTCACTCCTGTTTTCCCTGCGAGGCACCTACGAAGTGCACCTGACCTTCTTCGACGCACAGCAACGGCCCCTTGGCCGCTATGAAAGCGGCCAGACTCGCTCAGCAGCTGAGTTGCTGGCGCAGGATGCGGCTGCGCTGGCCGTTCTATGGGAAGCGTTTCGCCAATCGGAAAACGCACTACCGTTTATCACCCAGCTTCATGGGCGACGCGAGTCGGCCCGATTGCAGTATGCCGGGTTTACTCTGGTCCCTGATGCGGCAGGGCAGGCAGCCGGTTGGATCATGGTGCGGGCTGCGTCGATCAGTCCACTCTATGGAGTCGAGACCCCCTTCCCGCGCGTGCTGGTACCTGCTGGTTTTGCGGGAATGCTGCAGGAAGGATTATCGCTAGCGGAGTTTCGCAACGGCGTGCTGGTGCGCAGTCAGGGGCGAGCATTTGCGCGTTATCAGTTGGATCCGGAAGTGACACGGAAACTTCAGCACCAGCCGGCATTGTGGCGCTACGAGACCGAAAATGCGCTCGCCTATCTGACTTACTATCGACGCATTGACAAAGACGCGTCAACGGTGCATGCTGCTCGCCTGCCGGCGCTGACGCGCTTTGACCACCTGTACTATCTGTTGCGTCTGACGCTTACGGGTCTGCTTTTGATGCTTGGCGTGTACGCAGGGGGTCTGGTATACCGCTGGCGTCGGGGCTGGTTATTTCTTCCCGAAGCACGTTTTCAGGATCGGGTGCTCAATGCACTGGTGGGGGTAGGGTTCATTGCAGTGGTTGTGGTAGGTCTGGTGGGCGTGCGCGTTCTGGAAGGCGAAAGCCAGCGGGCCGTGCAGGCGTGGCTGCGTCAGTACCTGGATCGCGTAGAGCATGCGTTAACACGGATCGCTCGTCCCGGGGAGTGGCCGTACCAGGTGCTGGACCGCATTCCTCTGGATTCCATAGCCCGGCGCGTCGGGTTGGATCTGCAGCTTTACCGGAATGGACAGCTTATCGCCACAACACGCCCCCGGCTGGTGCGCGAGCGGCTGATTGAACCCCTTATGCCTATTGCAGCCTATGAGGCCCTTTACTGCCGGGCGCAACGGTCGGCTTTTGTGCCAGAGCGCCTGGGTACGTTTGCCTACTGGACGGGTTTTCGGGCCCTGCTGGATGAGGCAGGCCGGCTTCGCTACGTGGTAGCTGTCCCGGCCCTGCCTGAGCAGGAGCGCTTGGAGGAGGAGCGGGCCCGCACCGTAGCCTATCTGTTCGGGGCGTTGTTGCTGTTAATGTTTCTGGTGTTGCTGACGGCCTGGCTGGTGGCGCGGGCGCTCGGGCGGCCGCTCGCCCGCTTGCGGGAAGGGCTCCAGGCAGTGGCGCGTGGGGAGCTCGACCGACCACTTCCGGTTGAATCGCGCGATGAGCTGGGCACGCTGGCGCGCACCTTTAACTGGATGCTTCGCCAGTTGGCTGAAAGCCGAGAACAGCTAGCCCGTCAGGAACGCGAGTTGGCCTGGCGCGAAATGGCCCGGCAGGTAGCGCATGAGATCAAAAATCCGCTGACGCCCATGAAGCTGGCCGTGCAGCATCTACGCCGCGCTTTTGCGCAAAGCGATGATCCCGGTAAATTTGCAGCCCTGTTTGAGCGCGTTACCACAACGCTTATTGAGCAGATTGATACGCTGGCCCGTATTGCCGCGGATTTCTCGACACTGGCGCGCATGCCCACCCGGCGGCTGGAGCCGGTAGATCTCAACGAGGTCATCCGAGAGGCGGCGCGTCTGATGGAAGCTGAGGCGGGCCAGTCCATTGAGCTGGCGCTT